In Silene latifolia isolate original U9 population chromosome 3, ASM4854445v1, whole genome shotgun sequence, a single window of DNA contains:
- the LOC141649327 gene encoding uncharacterized protein LOC141649327, with protein MDFNDPNFLQNLQEALKNINFTPGQRMQPRRESVKYMDEFKINELPEFVGGMDPEEYFEWERQMERMFDFKDIDDEKRCKYAILKLRKNASLWYESLKAARAREGKEKLASWESLKRKLRKRFLPKTHKIDLYRKLAELMQGSLSIADYIAEFERITLMSEVKEIEEQKMARFFRGLNLNIAHVVEMHSYSSFDMLCDLCVKAEGQIKSGGVASRSISKTVQEPKEKSLTKVRCFKCQGLGHYQSECPNRRSITLCEAIAIRDKLYDEELQERGLFIINGEERDDEEIEDMKLQPMIRS; from the exons ATGGATTTTAATGAtccaaattttcttcaaaatctcCAAGAGGCTTTAAAGAACATCAACTTTACCCCAGGACAACGTATGCAACCACGGAGAGAATCGGTCAAGTACATGGATGAGTTCAAAATCAATGAACTTCCGGAGTTTGTTGGTGGCATGGATCCCGAGGAATATTTTGAATGGGAAAGACAGATGGAGAGGATGTTCGACTTCAAGGACATTGATGATGAGAAGCGTTGCAAATATGCTATCTTGAAGCTACGCAAGAACGCATCTTTATGGTATGAAAGTTTGAAGGCTGCTAGGGCACGTGAAGGGAAGGAAAAGCTAGCTTCATGGGAGTCTTTAAAACGTAAGCTACGAAAGAGGTTTCTTCCCAAAACTCATAAGATTGATTTATATCGTAAATTGGCTGAATTAATGCAAGGGAGCTTGAGTATTGCCGATTATATTGCTGAATTTGAAAGAATAACCCTTATGAGTGAAGTAAAGGAGATTGAGGAACAAAAGATGGCTCGTTTCTTTCGAGGGCTAAACCTTAATATTGCTCATGTGGTCGAGATGCATTCTTATTCCTCTTTCGATATGTTATGTGATCTATGTGTGAAAGCTGAAGGACAAATCAAGTCAGGTGGTGTTGCTTCTAGGTCAA TTTCTAAGACTGTTCAGGAGCCTAAAGAGAAGAGCTTGACCAAAGTTCGATGTTTCAAGTGTCAAGGGTTAGGACATTATCAAAGTGAGTGCCCTAATCGACGAAGTATAACGCTATGTGAAGCAATTGCCATTCGAGACAAATTATATGATGAAGAATTGCAAGAAAGAGGGTTGTTTATTATCAATGGCGAAGAACGAGACGATGAAGAAATTGAAGATATGAAGCTCCAACCTATGATACGTTCTTAG